The proteins below are encoded in one region of Purpureocillium takamizusanense chromosome 11, complete sequence:
- a CDS encoding uncharacterized protein (COG:S~TransMembrane:1 (i7-31o)~EggNog:ENOG503NVSI), giving the protein MGSWTSLLVAYLLGGVTFIPLVVIAVLVHGYRTFPVRDDLSTRNDEDGIVQPGDDTALLDDAKTATPADESKARAKQDLDVAAGYFAVCREYTPMGINAKPIERSTPLGSTTVAPPSPSVYQTMYRSIFDRKPVAGPLDNNGMSQRPKKAGNVFYVVLRHGHLMLFDDEEQLEVRHVISLAHHDISIYSGGDTTPEGELFIKRNALCLSRKRDKADLTPDSQLSKPFYLFSENCSAKEDFYFALLKNQEQTFGFDTSAPAPKQFDVKHIISLVQRLHSSEDHVHSRWLNAMLGRIFLAVYKTRDLENFIREKITKKISRVKRPSFLTNITIQNIDTGEAAPYFSNLKLRDLTVEGECVVEADVRYSGNFRIEVAATAKIDLGTRFKAREVNLVLAVVLRRIEGHVLFKVKAPPSNRVWLSFQAMPKMEMAIEPIVSSRQITYTVILRQIENRIKEVFAETLVQPFWDDVPFFKTEHKTWRGGIFEGDDAVESSTVADVAPELVVEAPLADRPVDVTEPADEPRPLEKSHSLPVIDAVPEKTGLFGRKLGKNANSSSSSVVSTGMESKGPNSTVADSKAASASPLRSPAIVKNSTDPIVGTETAHADIFKPSSSPPDHATNYMAALQSRSQDASPMATPIGSPPKVGPSALASNQSIASSTEDADEAQHAEADEKAVPSTRRNTASSAGSLTQDAILPSSPTLSTSSGSFKSQAGSLGRNFFMRRENTGNTVSTESSNGDAKRNTLAAVSNAAAQARQWGWNALQRRQEAKRKGEKPPQVDLSQPMGRGQPLPPPGVPLPGPANGKMNLGPSASLKRRPVSEQPVTEASHDNKDSAPRSIQTPQLPQRRRRGASQDQDGETNSGQNMLVVAAPDDSQPSTPIAEEQIDVGAAFADHQVAPSEPPNALPETTQLSSTVTQTDAPDTTAHPIKESAPSPIMALPAASAIIDDDDDYSGWMDEELEEDVVEPLPAKALAEAV; this is encoded by the exons ATGGGTAGCTGGACGTCGCTGCTAGTTGCGTACCTTCTCGGAGGCGTGACCTTCATCCCCCTCGTCGTGATCGCCGTGCTCGTCCATGGCTACCGCACGTTTCCCGTCCGCGATGACCTCAGTAcgcgcaacgacgaggatgggattgtccagcccggcgacgacaccgcgctcctcgatgaTGCAAAGACAGCGACACCGGCCGACGAATCCAAGGCGCGCGCGAAACAAGACCTAGACGTGGCAGCTGGGTACTTTGCCGTATGCCGAGAGTATACGCCGATGGGAATCAATGCGAAGCCCATAGAGCGGTCGACGCCGTTGGGCTCGACAACTGTCGCACCTCCCAGTCCAAGCGTCTATCAGACCATGTACAGGAGCATCTTTGATCGGAAGCCTGTGGCTGGTCCACTGGACAACAATGGGATGAGCCAACGACCTAAAAAGGCCGGCAACGTCTTCTACGTGGTGCTGCG GCACGGCCACCTCATGCtgtttgacgacgaggagcaacTCGAGGTTCGCCATGTCATATCCCTGGCGCATCACGACATAAGCATATATTCCGGTGGCGATACGACTCCGGAGGGGGAGCTGTTCATCAAGCGCAACGCTCTGTGCCTGTCTCGGAAGCGAGACAAGGCGGACCTGACGCCGGACAGCCAGCTGTCGAAGCCGTTTTACCTCTTCTCAGAGAATTGCTCCGCTAAAGAAGACTTCTACTTCGCGCTGCTCAAGAATCAGGAGCAAACGTTTGGCTTTGACacgtccgcgccggccccgAAGCAGTTCGATGTCAAGCACATCATCTCGCTGGTCCAGCGACTGCACTCGTCCGAGGACCATGTCCATTCCCGGTGGCTCAACGCAATGCTCGGTAGGATTTTTCTAGCCGTGTACAAGACCCGCGATCTCGAGAACTTCATCCGCGAAAAGATAACAAAGAAGATATCCCGCGTCAAACGGCCCTCGTTTCTCACAAACATCACGATCCAGAATATCGACACTGGAGAAGCCGCCCCTTACTTTTCGAACCTCAAGCTGAGAGACTTGACGGTTGAAGGAGAAtgtgtcgtcgaggcagaCGTCAGATACAGCGGCAACTTCAGGATCGAAGTGGCTGCTACGGCCAAGATAGACCTCGGAACCAGGTTCAAGGCTCGAGAGGTGAACCTCGTGTTAGCGGTGGTGTTGCGTCGCATCGAGGGCCACGTCCTCTTCAAGGTCAAAGCACCGCCTAGCAACCGCGTGTGGCTCTCCTTCCAGGCAATGCCAAAGATGGAAATGGCCATCGAACCGATTGTGAGCTCCAGACAGATAACGTATACTGTCATTCTTCGCCAAATCGAGAACCGGATCAAGGAGGTTTTCGCCGAGACCTTGGTCCAGCCGTTCTGGGACGATGTTCCTTTCTTCAAGACGGAGCACAAAACTTGGAGGGGCGGAATCTTTGAAGGCGATGACGCTGTTGAATCTTCGACCGTTGCGGATGTCGCTCCTGAGCTGGTCGTGGAAGCTCCTCTTGCGGATCGCCCGGTGGATGTCACTGAACCAGCTGACGAGCCACGACCTTTGGAGAAGAGTCACAGCCTTCCGGTCATCGACGCGGTGCCCGAGAAAACCGGCCTTTTTGGTAGAAAGCTGGGCAAGAACGCCAACAGTAGCTCTAGCTCTGTTGTCTCGACGGGAATGGAGTCAAAAGGGCCAAACTCGACGGTCGCTGATTCGAAGGCAGCAAGCGCGAGCCCCTTGCGATCACCGGCCATTGTCAAGAATTCGACTGATCCGATTGTTGGTACCGAGACTGCACATGCAGATATTTTCAAgccatcctcctcgcctccagACCACGCCACGAATTACATGGCCGCACTACAGTCACGGTCGCAGGATGCCTCACCAATGGCTACACCCATCGGGTCGCCTCCCAAAGTCGGGCCATCCGCACTGGCTTCGAACCAGTCTATTGCATCCTCTAccgaagacgccgacgaagcgcaacatgccgaggccgacgagaaggCAGTGCCGTCGACCCGCCGAAACACCGCATCTTCCGCTGGGTCACTGACCCAAGATGCCATATTACCAAGTTCGCCTACTCTGTCGACCAGCAGCGGCTCCTTTAAGAGTCAAGCTGGCTCGTTGGGACGCAACTTTTTCATGCGCCGCGAGAACACGGGCAACACGGTCTCGACCGAGTCGTCAAATGGTGATGCCAAACGCAACACCCTGGCTGCTGTCTCCAACGCGGCGGCACAAGCGAGGCAATGGGGCTGGAACGCACTtcaacggcggcaagaagctaAGCGGAAAGGTGAGAAGCCTCCGCAAGTCGATCTGAGCCAGCCAATGGGTCGCGGCCAGCCTCTTCCACCTCCCGGAGTACCACTTCCTGGGCCAGCGAATGGAAAGATGAACCTGGGCCCATCGGCTTCTCTCAAACGCAGACCGGTGTCGGAACAGCCGGTCACTGAAGCCTCTCATGACAACAAAGACTCCGCTCCCCGCTCTATTCAAACGCCTCAGCTACCGCAGCGGCGAAGACGTGGTGCAAGCCAGGATCAAGATGGGGAGACGAACTCTGGACAGAACAtgcttgttgttgctgcccCAGATGACTCGCAGCCCAGTACGCCAATCGCCGAGGAACAGATAGATGTCGGCGCAGCCTTTGCCGATCATCAAGTCGCACCTTCAGAGCCCCCGAATGCCCTACCGGAGACCACGCAGCTGTCGTCTACCGTGACTCAGACTGACGCACCAGACACCACGGCTCACCCCATCAAGGAGTCTGCGCCCAGTCCCATCATGGCTTTGCCCGCCGCATCCGCCATcatcgatgacgacgacgattaTTCGGGTTGGATGGACGAGGAGTTGGAGGAAGATGTTGTTGAACCATTGCCGGCGAAGGCCTTGGCCGAAGCCGTAtag